The following are from one region of the Oryzias melastigma strain HK-1 linkage group LG22, ASM292280v2, whole genome shotgun sequence genome:
- the fhl5 gene encoding four and a half LIM domains protein 5 isoform X1: MSTSERFDCHYCKDSLLGKKYIMKDDTQYCTKCYENLFANCCEECSTPIGCNSKDLSYKDRHWHEQCFKCAKCSRSLADKAFAARDDLLLCTECYAHDYSSKCITCKKTILPGSRKMEYKGNSWHETCFLCHRCQQPMGTKSFIPKDNGYFCVPCFEKQFAYQCCACKKAITTGGVTYQDKPWHRECFLCIGCKRQLSGQRFTSRENYPYCLECFSNLYAKKCVGCTKPITSESQLMFIHSFGSHSHLYKNCQKKKKKNLTKMFQILSFVRLQVWQGLNISPLRSASGTASASTACSAPCH; encoded by the exons ATGTCCACTAGTGAGCGCTTTGACTGCCATTACTGCAAAGACTCACTGCTGGGAAAGAAGTACATAATGAAAGACGACACGCAGTACTGCACAAAGTGCTATGAGAACTTATTTGCTAACTGCTGCGAGGAGTGCTCCACACCCATTGGCTGTAACAGCAAG GATCTGTCCTATAAAGATCGTCACTGGCACGAGCAGTGCTTCAAGTGTGCAAAGTGCAGCCGCTCACTGGCAGACAAAGCCTTCGCTGCTAGAGACGACTTGTTGCTCTGCACCGAGTGTTACGCACACGATTACTCCTCCAAATGCATCACCTGCAAGAAAACCATTTTGCCAG GCTCTCGAAAAATGGAGTACAAGGGGAACAGCTGGCATGAGACCTGCTTCCTGTGCCACCGCTGCCAGCAGCCAATGGGAACCAAGTCCTTCATTCCCAAAGACAATGGCTACTTCTGTGTTCCCTGTTTTGAAAAGCAGTTTGCATACCAGTGCTGCGCCTGCAAGAAG GCCATAACGACAGGTGGAGTGACTTATCAAGACAAGCCGTGGCACAGAGAGTGTTTCCTCTGCATTGGCTGTAAAAGGCAGCTTTCAGGACAGCGCTTTACTTCCAGAGAAAATTACCCATATTGCCTTGAGTGCTTTAGCAACCTCTATGCAAAGAAGTGTGTTGGCTGCACCAAGCCCATTACTAGTGAGTCACAGCTCATGTTTATACACTCATTTGGCTCTCATTCTCATTTGTATAAgaactgtcagaaaaaaaaaaaaaaaaatctaacaaaaatgtttcaaattcttTCTTTTGTGCGTTTGCAGGTTTGGCAGGGGCTAAATATATCTCCTTTGAGGAGCGCCAGTGGCACAGCGAGTGCTTCAACTGCATGCAGTGCTCCGTGTCACTAG
- the fhl5 gene encoding four and a half LIM domains protein 5 isoform X2 has protein sequence MSTSERFDCHYCKDSLLGKKYIMKDDTQYCTKCYENLFANCCEECSTPIGCNSKDLSYKDRHWHEQCFKCAKCSRSLADKAFAARDDLLLCTECYAHDYSSKCITCKKTILPGSRKMEYKGNSWHETCFLCHRCQQPMGTKSFIPKDNGYFCVPCFEKQFAYQCCACKKAITTGGVTYQDKPWHRECFLCIGCKRQLSGQRFTSRENYPYCLECFSNLYAKKCVGCTKPITSLAGAKYISFEERQWHSECFNCMQCSVSLVGRGFLTQRDDILCTECGREK, from the exons ATGTCCACTAGTGAGCGCTTTGACTGCCATTACTGCAAAGACTCACTGCTGGGAAAGAAGTACATAATGAAAGACGACACGCAGTACTGCACAAAGTGCTATGAGAACTTATTTGCTAACTGCTGCGAGGAGTGCTCCACACCCATTGGCTGTAACAGCAAG GATCTGTCCTATAAAGATCGTCACTGGCACGAGCAGTGCTTCAAGTGTGCAAAGTGCAGCCGCTCACTGGCAGACAAAGCCTTCGCTGCTAGAGACGACTTGTTGCTCTGCACCGAGTGTTACGCACACGATTACTCCTCCAAATGCATCACCTGCAAGAAAACCATTTTGCCAG GCTCTCGAAAAATGGAGTACAAGGGGAACAGCTGGCATGAGACCTGCTTCCTGTGCCACCGCTGCCAGCAGCCAATGGGAACCAAGTCCTTCATTCCCAAAGACAATGGCTACTTCTGTGTTCCCTGTTTTGAAAAGCAGTTTGCATACCAGTGCTGCGCCTGCAAGAAG GCCATAACGACAGGTGGAGTGACTTATCAAGACAAGCCGTGGCACAGAGAGTGTTTCCTCTGCATTGGCTGTAAAAGGCAGCTTTCAGGACAGCGCTTTACTTCCAGAGAAAATTACCCATATTGCCTTGAGTGCTTTAGCAACCTCTATGCAAAGAAGTGTGTTGGCTGCACCAAGCCCATTACTA GTTTGGCAGGGGCTAAATATATCTCCTTTGAGGAGCGCCAGTGGCACAGCGAGTGCTTCAACTGCATGCAGTGCTCCGTGTCACTAGTGGGACGTGGCTTTCTCACCCAGCGCGATGACATTCTGTGCACAGAGTGTGGGAGGGAGAAGTGA